In Desulfosporosinus sp. Sb-LF, the following are encoded in one genomic region:
- the spoIIR gene encoding stage II sporulation protein R, producing the protein MKAVNTIIISLIAFMLIGAFWGPIRGGNATESNKVAASSSSNEKALASTPDQLIRFHVLANSDNEQDQALKRAVRDAILKEVSPRLAVSRSLSESRQLLKQVRPDMEDIGRSVVKAWGKDYSVHTEYGHFSFPTKSYGTLVLPAGDYEALRVVIGEGQGSNWWCVLFPPLCFVDIDHSTAVQVDGKPGIPLKNELRGGVSGGVNRGVKNEALALPINQTYKTTKSSPKIRFFFWEMVNRLTTAV; encoded by the coding sequence ATGAAAGCAGTAAATACTATTATTATAAGTTTGATTGCATTTATGCTAATTGGAGCTTTTTGGGGACCAATTCGTGGGGGAAATGCGACTGAAAGTAATAAAGTTGCTGCCTCTTCATCTTCTAATGAAAAGGCGTTAGCTTCAACACCAGATCAATTGATTCGCTTTCATGTTCTCGCAAATTCGGACAACGAACAGGACCAAGCGCTCAAGCGAGCCGTTCGTGATGCCATTCTCAAAGAAGTTTCTCCCCGGTTAGCTGTTTCTCGGTCCTTAAGTGAATCTCGGCAACTGCTTAAACAAGTTCGTCCGGATATGGAGGATATTGGTCGGTCAGTAGTAAAGGCTTGGGGTAAGGATTATTCGGTACATACAGAGTATGGACATTTCTCATTTCCCACAAAATCTTATGGCACATTGGTTCTGCCAGCTGGTGACTATGAGGCATTACGTGTGGTGATCGGAGAGGGCCAAGGTTCAAATTGGTGGTGTGTACTTTTTCCACCACTTTGCTTTGTCGATATTGATCATTCCACTGCAGTTCAAGTTGATGGAAAGCCAGGGATACCACTTAAAAACGAGCTAAGAGGTGGTGTTTCAGGCGGAGTTAATAGAGGGGTTAAAAACGAAGCCTTGGCTTTACCAATCAATCAAACATATAAAACTACGAAAAGCTCGCCTAAGATACGATTTTTCTTTTGGGAAATGGTTAATCGTCTTACTACTGCCGTGTAA
- the speD gene encoding adenosylmethionine decarboxylase, with translation MEIKPLKELKLYGFNNLTKTLSFNMYDICYAKSLEHRQAYIDYVDEEYNSDRLARILSDVANIIGAHILNIAKQDYDPQGASVTMLISEEQELVPLEKPKSDPISVDTSSDVVAHLDKSHITVHTYPESHPNKGISSFRADIDVSTCGKISPLAALNYLVTNFSSDIAIIDYRVRGFTRDLDGKKFFIDHKINSIQNYVAKEIKELYQMIDVNVYQENIFHTKMILKDFDLDNYLFGTAKKELLPSEKKKIKQRLTKEMAEIFHGRNIPRV, from the coding sequence ATGGAAATTAAACCATTGAAAGAACTCAAATTATACGGTTTCAATAACCTTACAAAAACACTCAGCTTCAATATGTACGATATTTGTTATGCTAAGTCACTTGAACACCGTCAAGCCTACATTGATTACGTCGATGAGGAATACAATTCAGATAGACTAGCAAGAATCCTTTCAGATGTAGCCAACATCATCGGCGCACACATCCTAAATATTGCCAAACAAGACTATGACCCTCAAGGAGCCAGTGTCACAATGCTTATTTCAGAAGAACAGGAACTGGTCCCTCTAGAAAAGCCCAAATCTGATCCTATTTCTGTAGACACATCTTCGGACGTTGTGGCCCATCTGGATAAAAGCCACATTACCGTTCACACCTATCCAGAAAGTCACCCTAACAAAGGGATCAGTTCTTTCAGAGCTGATATTGATGTCTCAACTTGTGGCAAAATTTCCCCACTAGCAGCCCTCAATTATCTAGTAACTAACTTTTCATCAGATATAGCTATTATAGACTACCGAGTTCGGGGGTTTACCCGAGATCTCGACGGAAAGAAGTTCTTTATTGATCATAAAATTAATTCCATTCAAAATTATGTTGCCAAAGAAATAAAAGAACTCTATCAGATGATTGACGTTAATGTCTATCAGGAAAATATCTTTCATACTAAAATGATCCTAAAAGACTTTGATCTCGATAATTATTTGTTCGGGACGGCAAAAAAGGAACTCCTTCCAAGTGAGAAAAAAAAGATAAAACAACGTCTAACGAAAGAAATGGCAGAAATATTCCATGGTAGGAACATCCCCAGGGTCTAA
- the dnaX gene encoding DNA polymerase III subunit gamma/tau — MAYLALYREWRPKMFRDIVGQDHITKTLVNALKQGKIAHAYLFSGPRGTGKTTAAKILAKALNCEQKDGVEPCNHCASCTSIDHGSAMEVFEIDAASNRGIDEIRDLRENVKLSSIQGKYKVYIIDEVHMLTTEAFNALLKTLEEPPPQVIFILATTEVQKIPLTILSRVQRFEFHRISVENIQNRLVEVCTSLNRQVHPNALVVIAQKSEGGLRDALSILDQCLLQDGPIGVEDVYLVLGMVGETFSAQLVDSLLSSNYSECLTLLAEGIQQGRDPRQIIRELLDYLRQMLLTSATREAPLVAPHIQERLLKQSEQSGISRMLHWISILLQGEGQLKYASNARLAAELLLVQTIHENRAPSISGQEEILIRLSTLEQQIQGIRSVQGDVSERKPSASSNVVRQRVSNVANNAPITVKNVNANITESTEGVVPKQTLSIEGIQERWTDVLDQVKKLKKSTQAFLLEGKPVQLEGNTLTILFREGCSFHKDKVNQPDNKQTIEDVLKKLFSISITLQNFMENEYQTRETSESQELKRQEQTLIDKAKDMFGPDLVVVKER, encoded by the coding sequence ATGGCTTATTTGGCACTGTACCGTGAATGGCGTCCGAAAATGTTTAGAGACATAGTAGGACAGGATCATATCACCAAAACATTAGTTAATGCCCTAAAGCAAGGAAAGATCGCTCACGCTTATTTATTCAGCGGTCCGAGGGGTACAGGTAAAACCACTGCGGCCAAAATATTGGCCAAGGCCTTGAATTGTGAACAAAAAGATGGCGTTGAACCCTGTAACCATTGCGCTTCCTGTACTAGTATTGATCATGGTTCAGCCATGGAAGTTTTTGAAATTGACGCTGCTTCAAACCGCGGAATCGATGAAATTAGAGATTTACGTGAAAATGTAAAATTGAGCTCAATTCAAGGAAAATATAAAGTTTATATTATTGATGAAGTACATATGCTAACAACAGAGGCCTTTAATGCCCTGCTCAAGACACTGGAAGAACCTCCACCCCAGGTTATTTTTATTTTGGCAACGACTGAGGTTCAAAAAATACCTTTGACAATTCTCTCTCGTGTACAGCGTTTTGAATTCCATCGTATCTCGGTAGAAAATATTCAAAATAGATTAGTGGAAGTGTGCACGTCGTTAAATCGTCAAGTCCATCCAAATGCTTTGGTGGTGATTGCCCAAAAATCCGAAGGAGGCCTTCGGGATGCCTTAAGTATTTTAGATCAATGCTTGCTTCAGGATGGCCCGATCGGGGTAGAGGATGTCTATCTAGTCCTAGGAATGGTCGGTGAGACTTTCAGTGCTCAGTTAGTGGACTCATTGCTCTCCTCAAATTATAGTGAGTGCTTAACCCTTCTAGCGGAGGGAATTCAGCAAGGGCGTGATCCTCGACAGATTATTCGAGAACTCTTAGATTATCTTCGTCAAATGCTGTTAACTTCGGCTACGAGGGAAGCGCCTTTGGTAGCACCCCATATTCAGGAGCGGTTGCTCAAGCAGAGTGAACAGAGCGGGATTTCTCGAATGTTGCACTGGATTTCCATACTATTGCAAGGTGAAGGTCAGCTCAAATATGCGTCTAACGCACGATTAGCTGCCGAACTGTTGTTAGTTCAGACGATTCATGAGAATCGAGCACCATCTATAAGTGGTCAAGAGGAGATTTTAATACGATTATCCACTTTGGAACAACAGATTCAAGGGATACGTTCAGTCCAAGGGGACGTAAGCGAAAGAAAGCCCTCAGCCAGTTCGAACGTGGTGCGCCAGAGGGTTTCTAATGTAGCAAATAATGCACCCATAACGGTAAAGAATGTTAATGCGAATATTACCGAGAGTACTGAGGGAGTAGTTCCTAAACAAACCCTCAGCATCGAGGGGATCCAGGAGCGTTGGACTGACGTTTTAGATCAGGTCAAGAAACTTAAAAAGTCAACCCAGGCCTTTTTGTTGGAAGGGAAACCAGTTCAACTTGAGGGAAATACCTTGACGATCCTTTTCCGTGAAGGATGTTCCTTTCACAAAGACAAAGTCAATCAACCTGATAATAAGCAGACGATTGAAGATGTTCTTAAGAAACTATTCAGTATTTCGATAACACTTCAGAATTTCATGGAGAACGAATATCAAACCAGGGAAACATCTGAGAGCCAAGAGTTGAAGAGGCAAGAACAGACCTTAATCGACAAAGCTAAAGATATGTTTGGACCAGATCTTGTGGTTGTAAAAGAGAGGTAA
- the serS gene encoding serine--tRNA ligase: MLELKFVRNNPEVVKEALRKRHVSISLDHFLKQEEERRKLLFEVETLKARRNSVSEEVGRLKKSGENAESLVLEMREVGQTIKDLEQKSTDIVQEMEKVLYEIPNIPHVSVPVGPDESANVQIRTWGTPRVFDFEPRAHYEIGEKLNVLDFVRAAKVTGARFTFYKGLGAKLERSLISFMLDRHTSRGYTEILPPYMVNRTSMTGTGQLPKFEDDAFKISGTEYFLIPTAEVPVTNLYREEILDGSQLPIRHCAYSACFRSEAGSAGRDTRGLIRQHQFNKVELVKFSLPENSYEELELLTTDAESILQELELPYRVMALSTGDIGFTSAKTYDLEVWLPSFDTYREISSCSNFEDFQARRANIRFRRGPKEKPEYVHTLNGSGLAIGRTVAAILENYQDQDGRVRIPKALQPYMGVEYLG; this comes from the coding sequence ATGTTGGAACTCAAGTTTGTACGTAATAACCCAGAAGTAGTGAAAGAAGCATTGCGTAAGCGTCATGTTTCTATTAGTCTTGACCATTTTTTAAAACAAGAAGAAGAACGGCGAAAGCTGCTTTTTGAAGTTGAAACTTTAAAGGCTCGTCGTAATTCTGTTTCTGAAGAAGTTGGGCGTCTCAAGAAAAGTGGAGAAAATGCCGAAAGCCTAGTTTTGGAAATGCGTGAGGTTGGTCAAACTATCAAGGATTTGGAACAAAAATCTACGGACATTGTGCAAGAAATGGAAAAGGTGCTCTATGAGATTCCTAACATACCTCACGTCTCCGTACCGGTAGGACCAGATGAAAGTGCCAATGTTCAAATTCGCACCTGGGGAACCCCCCGCGTCTTTGACTTCGAGCCAAGGGCGCATTACGAGATTGGTGAAAAATTAAATGTTCTCGATTTTGTTAGAGCAGCTAAAGTCACTGGGGCACGTTTTACGTTTTATAAAGGTTTAGGTGCTAAATTAGAGCGTTCACTGATATCGTTTATGCTTGATCGCCATACCTCGAGAGGGTATACAGAAATACTTCCGCCGTACATGGTGAATCGGACTTCTATGACAGGGACGGGTCAGCTTCCTAAATTTGAGGACGATGCTTTTAAAATTTCTGGAACGGAGTATTTTTTGATTCCTACGGCAGAAGTGCCTGTCACAAATCTTTATCGTGAAGAAATATTGGATGGTAGTCAATTACCGATTCGCCATTGCGCTTATAGTGCTTGTTTTCGTTCTGAAGCCGGTTCGGCAGGGAGAGATACACGAGGGCTTATCCGGCAACATCAATTTAACAAAGTGGAACTTGTAAAATTCTCTCTGCCTGAGAATTCATATGAAGAGCTCGAACTGTTGACCACAGATGCAGAAAGTATACTTCAAGAATTAGAACTTCCTTACCGAGTTATGGCTTTATCAACTGGAGATATTGGGTTCACATCTGCCAAAACGTATGATTTGGAAGTATGGCTACCAAGCTTTGATACTTATCGGGAAATTTCTTCTTGCAGCAACTTTGAGGATTTTCAAGCACGGCGAGCAAACATTCGTTTTCGGAGAGGGCCTAAAGAAAAGCCAGAGTATGTCCACACACTCAATGGTAGTGGATTGGCGATTGGGCGGACAGTAGCAGCCATTTTGGAGAATTATCAGGATCAAGATGGCAGAGTACGTATTCCTAAGGCGCTTCAACCTTACATGGGTGTTGAATACTTAGGTTAA
- a CDS encoding PAS domain-containing protein, with translation MSYILDSYPYPVVFVDCDHIIRHMNKKANYHYYQERRYRDLIGKSVFTCHQNVESVEMIKAAVEKLKNHASEVFLHVNVRNERVYIVPVRDESGRLLGYFERFEMNLQK, from the coding sequence TTGTCTTATATCTTAGATTCATACCCCTATCCAGTGGTATTTGTTGATTGTGATCATATTATCCGACACATGAATAAAAAGGCTAATTACCATTATTACCAGGAACGTAGATACCGTGATCTGATTGGTAAATCGGTGTTTACTTGTCATCAAAATGTGGAGTCAGTTGAAATGATAAAAGCAGCAGTTGAAAAACTTAAAAATCACGCAAGTGAAGTTTTTTTACATGTTAATGTTAGGAATGAAAGAGTATATATAGTTCCTGTAAGAGATGAGAGTGGTAGATTATTGGGATATTTCGAGAGATTCGAAATGAATTTACAGAAGTAG
- the tadA gene encoding tRNA adenosine(34) deaminase TadA, with protein sequence MLHQDWMQLALIQAQMAYEQGEVPIGAIVVHQGQVIAAAHNEREMNNDPTAHAEILAIQRAAKVLGSWRLTDASLYVTLEPCPMCAGAIMQSRIKRLIYGAMDLKGGATGSVINVLDRTLWNHRVDIIAGVMEDECSDILKKFFRRLR encoded by the coding sequence ATGCTTCATCAAGATTGGATGCAACTTGCGCTCATACAGGCTCAAATGGCATATGAACAAGGAGAAGTTCCAATCGGAGCGATTGTTGTTCATCAGGGTCAAGTGATTGCTGCAGCGCATAACGAAAGAGAAATGAATAACGACCCCACAGCACATGCAGAAATTTTAGCAATTCAACGAGCAGCAAAAGTTTTAGGAAGTTGGCGTCTAACAGATGCTAGCTTGTATGTCACACTGGAGCCTTGCCCGATGTGTGCTGGGGCAATTATGCAATCTCGCATAAAGAGACTGATCTATGGGGCAATGGATTTAAAAGGCGGTGCAACAGGTTCGGTGATTAATGTCTTGGATAGGACACTTTGGAACCACCGCGTTGACATTATTGCTGGGGTTATGGAAGATGAGTGTTCTGACATCTTAAAAAAGTTTTTTCGGAGATTACGCTGA
- the pdxT gene encoding pyridoxal 5'-phosphate synthase glutaminase subunit PdxT: MKKRVGVLALQGAFREHRQVLEQLGCEVVEVRKSSDLDGIQGLIIPGGESTTIGKLLSNDEMGDKIKELGAKDLPIFGTCAGMILLSKTIVDSDQYRLNLMDTVVERNAFGRQVASFETDLNVPAMGPNPLRAVFIRAPYLQKVDPNVGILAEYEGKIVFARQGNLLASAFHPELTPDQRVHQYFLDMIDEHWAK; encoded by the coding sequence ATGAAGAAGCGTGTTGGCGTTTTGGCACTGCAAGGTGCTTTTCGCGAGCACCGGCAGGTTTTGGAACAATTAGGTTGTGAAGTTGTGGAAGTGCGCAAATCAAGCGATCTTGATGGAATCCAAGGTCTGATTATTCCAGGTGGAGAAAGTACTACTATTGGTAAACTCTTATCGAATGATGAGATGGGTGATAAAATTAAGGAACTCGGCGCTAAGGACTTACCCATTTTTGGGACATGCGCCGGTATGATTCTACTTAGTAAAACGATCGTAGATAGTGATCAGTATCGGTTAAACCTTATGGATACGGTTGTAGAACGCAATGCCTTCGGAAGGCAAGTGGCAAGTTTCGAAACGGATCTTAATGTACCTGCCATGGGTCCTAATCCTTTGCGAGCAGTTTTTATTCGTGCGCCTTATCTTCAAAAGGTTGATCCAAATGTTGGTATTTTAGCGGAATATGAAGGTAAGATTGTTTTTGCACGGCAAGGAAATTTATTGGCGAGTGCATTTCATCCGGAACTTACCCCGGACCAACGTGTTCATCAATACTTTTTAGATATGATTGATGAACATTGGGCCAAGTAG
- the pdxS gene encoding pyridoxal 5'-phosphate synthase lyase subunit PdxS has product MTDIASLKVKTGLAEMLKGGVIMDVTTPEQAIIAEEAGACAVMALERVPSDIRAEGGVARMADPTIIQNIMAVVSIPVMAKARIGHFVEARILEALGADYIDESEVLTPADDAYHINKHDFKVPFVCGCRNLGEALRRIGEGAAMIRTKGEPGTGNVVEAVRHMRTVMAQIRALTLMPREELMSAAKDMGAPYDLVLYVAEHGKLPVVNFAAGGIATPADAALMMHLGVDGIFVGSGIFKSGDPKARAKAIVLATTHYKDAKLLAEISKDLGQPMSGIEISTLADSQRMQERGW; this is encoded by the coding sequence ATGACTGATATAGCTTCGTTAAAAGTTAAGACAGGGCTGGCAGAAATGCTAAAAGGCGGTGTCATTATGGATGTGACAACCCCTGAACAAGCTATCATAGCAGAAGAAGCAGGAGCATGTGCCGTGATGGCTTTGGAACGTGTTCCTTCGGATATACGTGCTGAGGGCGGAGTCGCTCGTATGGCGGATCCGACAATTATTCAAAATATAATGGCTGTGGTATCAATCCCTGTCATGGCGAAAGCTCGAATCGGTCATTTCGTAGAAGCTCGAATTTTGGAAGCATTAGGCGCCGATTATATTGATGAGTCTGAAGTCCTAACCCCAGCAGATGATGCTTACCATATTAATAAACATGACTTTAAAGTCCCTTTTGTTTGTGGTTGCCGAAATTTAGGAGAAGCATTGCGCCGAATCGGAGAAGGGGCCGCTATGATTCGTACCAAAGGAGAACCTGGAACAGGTAACGTTGTTGAAGCTGTTCGACATATGCGTACTGTGATGGCTCAAATACGTGCTTTAACATTAATGCCGAGAGAAGAGCTTATGTCAGCCGCTAAAGATATGGGTGCGCCTTATGATTTGGTACTTTATGTTGCAGAGCATGGAAAACTACCGGTTGTTAATTTTGCTGCAGGAGGGATAGCGACCCCAGCTGATGCGGCCTTAATGATGCATTTGGGAGTCGACGGTATTTTTGTAGGGTCGGGAATCTTTAAATCTGGGGATCCTAAGGCTCGTGCTAAAGCAATTGTTCTGGCAACAACTCACTATAAGGATGCAAAATTGCTTGCGGAAATTTCCAAGGATTTAGGACAACCTATGTCTGGAATTGAAATTTCAACGCTGGCTGATTCCCAACGCATGCAAGAACGGGGTTGGTAA